A window of the Dongshaea marina genome harbors these coding sequences:
- a CDS encoding 3'-5' exonuclease: MFQVINQKFPQLNCQGDKRQWATNLNHINDIRLNGTIGDLLDFISGIDKPRLSNKTTQLEAKYQEFRIENIDNLDDRSRRFLRKMASLREIRYQQVIQLTKFIEDKTPFSTKHGVKGAEFDNVLVVLGRGWNHYNWNQMLEWMEDGYIEDKQETFERNRNLFYVSCSRAKHNLTLLFTQILSDKSITALEQIFGHDNVLGSPFEP; encoded by the coding sequence TTGTTTCAAGTCATTAACCAGAAATTCCCCCAGCTAAATTGCCAAGGTGATAAGCGTCAGTGGGCTACCAATTTAAATCATATAAATGATATTCGTTTGAATGGAACTATAGGAGATTTATTAGATTTCATTTCAGGTATAGATAAACCAAGACTGTCAAACAAGACTACTCAACTGGAAGCCAAGTATCAGGAGTTTCGAATTGAAAATATAGATAATTTAGATGATCGAAGTAGACGATTCTTAAGGAAAATGGCTTCTCTAAGAGAAATTAGATATCAACAAGTTATACAGTTAACTAAATTCATCGAAGATAAAACCCCGTTCTCTACAAAACATGGCGTAAAAGGTGCAGAGTTCGATAACGTTCTTGTAGTTTTAGGGCGTGGTTGGAATCACTACAACTGGAATCAAATGCTCGAATGGATGGAAGATGGATACATTGAAGATAAGCAAGAGACATTTGAGAGAAACCGAAATCTATTTTATGTAAGTTGTTCACGAGCCAAGCACAATCTCACTTTACTGTTCACACAGATACTATCTGATAAATCAATCACTGCACTTGAACAAATATTTGGTCATGATAATGTACTGGGAAGCCCATTTGAACCCTAG
- a CDS encoding GNAT family N-acetyltransferase: protein MQIDRGKARELHWLPDFYHECGYGGTFDGEDEVFFIGNESKVHGVVRIATEQGALVLWGMLVHPDLRRQAIGSRLLSQLQDYLESKSESCFCLPHDYLAGFYGQIGFQSIESSAAPEFLSKKMNRYKEQGLNIVLMERTSTG from the coding sequence GTGCAGATCGACAGAGGTAAGGCTAGGGAGCTTCATTGGTTGCCTGATTTCTATCATGAGTGTGGTTATGGTGGGACTTTCGATGGTGAAGATGAGGTGTTTTTCATCGGGAATGAGAGCAAAGTTCATGGTGTTGTGAGAATCGCAACCGAACAGGGTGCCCTGGTGCTCTGGGGGATGCTGGTTCACCCAGATCTGAGAAGGCAGGCGATTGGGAGTCGCTTGCTTAGCCAGTTACAGGATTATCTGGAGAGCAAGTCCGAGAGTTGCTTCTGTTTGCCCCATGATTACCTGGCCGGGTTTTATGGACAGATCGGTTTTCAGTCTATCGAAAGCTCTGCTGCACCGGAGTTCCTGAGTAAAAAGATGAATCGATATAAGGAGCAGGGGCTTAATATAGTGTTGATGGAGCGGACATCAACTGGCTGA
- a CDS encoding IS5 family transposase: MGKSNGKIKNWSQYNKALVKRGSITFWLDENAVKNWHCQEHHGDRGRGFTFSDTAIETALMLKGVFSLPLRGLQGFLDSVFQLMNVPLKSPTYSCISKRAKTVEIKYRRPSRGPVAHVVVDGTGLKIHGEGEWKMRKHGKEKRRVWRKLHLAVDAQTHEIIAAEVSLDSVGDNEVLPTLLNPLRRKIQQVSADGAYDTEACYALLQRKGCKPTIPPRSNAAYWKGDHPRNEAVEALKNGQLSQWKHDNDYHQRSLAETAMSRYKQLNSPQLSLRCYNGQVGEALAGVKALNKVIGLGMPVRQQAA, from the coding sequence ATGGGTAAATCCAACGGCAAAATCAAGAACTGGTCTCAATACAATAAAGCATTGGTAAAGCGTGGCTCGATCACCTTCTGGTTGGATGAGAATGCAGTCAAAAACTGGCATTGTCAGGAGCACCATGGCGACAGAGGAAGAGGCTTCACGTTCAGTGATACCGCTATCGAAACCGCGTTGATGCTCAAAGGAGTATTCAGCCTTCCACTGAGGGGGTTGCAAGGATTCCTTGATTCGGTCTTTCAGCTCATGAATGTTCCTCTTAAGTCACCGACTTATAGCTGTATCAGCAAACGAGCGAAGACCGTTGAGATAAAATATCGCCGCCCCAGCCGAGGCCCTGTTGCTCACGTGGTCGTTGATGGGACAGGGCTCAAAATCCACGGTGAGGGAGAGTGGAAAATGCGCAAGCACGGAAAAGAAAAGCGCCGAGTTTGGCGCAAGCTCCACCTGGCTGTTGATGCTCAAACTCATGAAATCATAGCAGCCGAGGTCAGCCTTGATAGTGTTGGAGATAACGAGGTGTTGCCGACCTTATTAAACCCACTACGACGCAAGATACAGCAAGTCTCAGCAGATGGTGCATACGATACAGAGGCTTGCTATGCACTGTTACAGAGAAAGGGTTGTAAACCAACGATTCCTCCCCGCAGTAATGCAGCTTACTGGAAAGGAGATCATCCCAGAAATGAAGCTGTCGAAGCGCTTAAAAATGGGCAGCTTTCACAATGGAAGCATGACAACGACTACCATCAGCGCTCGTTAGCAGAAACAGCAATGTCTCGCTACAAACAGCTCAATTCTCCACAGCTGAGCTTACGTTGTTATAACGGTCAGGTTGGGGAAGCCTTGGCCGGAGTTAAAGCTTTAAACAAAGTGATCGGGCTTGGTATGCCTGTCAGGCAGCAAGCTGCCTGA
- a CDS encoding transcriptional regulator family protein, translating to MGRAFQNRKESMAKTAGAKTKVYSKYGKEIYVCAKNGGIDPDGNLSLRRLIESAKKDQVPTHVIERAIEKAKGGAGEDYTRATYEGFGPAAAQ from the coding sequence ATGGGAAGAGCATTTCAGAACCGCAAAGAGTCGATGGCCAAAACAGCCGGCGCAAAAACCAAGGTGTATTCAAAGTACGGCAAAGAGATCTATGTCTGCGCCAAAAACGGTGGCATCGACCCCGATGGCAACCTGTCACTGCGTCGCCTGATTGAATCTGCCAAGAAAGACCAGGTTCCCACCCATGTGATTGAGCGGGCCATCGAAAAAGCCAAGGGCGGCGCCGGTGAAGATTACACTCGGGCCACCTATGAAGGCTTTGGCCCGGCGGCTGCTCAGTGA
- a CDS encoding YebC/PmpR family DNA-binding transcriptional regulator, translated as MIVDCLTDNNNRTYAEVRNCFIKTGAKIGSSGTVAHMFKHQAVFSFKGEDEEAVLEALMMADVEVDDIECEDGVITIFCPNTEYNNTKTALSETYPELELDLDEITFVPQTDTDITEEHLEKFQKFMDMLEDCDDVQNVYHNAVLPE; from the coding sequence GTGATTGTCGACTGCCTGACCGACAACAACAACCGCACCTATGCGGAAGTACGTAACTGCTTCATCAAGACCGGCGCCAAAATTGGCTCCTCCGGCACAGTCGCCCACATGTTCAAGCACCAGGCGGTGTTCTCCTTCAAGGGTGAAGATGAAGAAGCGGTGCTGGAAGCCCTGATGATGGCCGATGTTGAGGTGGATGATATCGAGTGTGAAGATGGCGTCATCACCATCTTCTGCCCTAACACCGAGTACAATAACACCAAGACCGCCCTGAGCGAGACCTACCCTGAGCTGGAGCTGGATCTCGATGAGATCACCTTTGTACCTCAGACCGACACCGACATCACCGAAGAGCACCTGGAGAAGTTCCAGAAGTTCATGGATATGCTCGAAGATTGTGATGACGTGCAGAACGTTTACCACAACGCGGTGCTGCCGGAGTAA
- the pstB gene encoding phosphate ABC transporter ATP-binding protein PstB, with protein MHALPQYEETFNSSDKVVSLADATRMEIRDLHFYYDGGKTIALDGINLPLYERKVTALIGPSGCGKSTLLRTLNRIFDLYPGQKATGEILLDGRNILKGPVDINRLRTKVGMVFQRPTPFPMSIYDNIAFALKLNKKMSKAELDKRVEDALRAANLWEEVKDKLKASGSSLSGGQQQRLCIARTIALEPEIILMDEPTSALDPISTQAIENLIEELKQKYTIVIVTHNMQQAARISDYTAFMYLGKMVEFGSTEKLFSTPQQKQTHDYINGHFG; from the coding sequence ATGCACGCTTTACCTCAATACGAAGAAACCTTTAACTCGAGCGATAAAGTGGTCTCTCTGGCCGATGCAACGCGCATGGAGATCCGGGACCTGCACTTCTACTACGATGGCGGTAAGACGATTGCCCTCGATGGGATCAACCTGCCGCTGTATGAGCGCAAGGTGACCGCTCTCATCGGCCCGTCTGGCTGTGGTAAGTCGACCCTGCTGCGGACCCTGAACCGGATTTTTGATCTCTACCCGGGGCAGAAGGCAACCGGTGAGATCCTGCTCGACGGACGTAACATCCTTAAGGGACCGGTGGATATAAACCGTCTGCGCACCAAGGTTGGGATGGTGTTCCAGCGCCCGACGCCGTTCCCGATGAGCATTTATGACAACATCGCTTTTGCCCTCAAGCTTAACAAGAAGATGTCTAAGGCGGAGCTGGATAAGCGGGTGGAAGATGCCCTGCGCGCCGCTAACCTGTGGGAAGAGGTCAAAGACAAGCTTAAGGCGAGCGGCAGCTCATTGTCCGGTGGTCAGCAGCAGCGTCTGTGTATCGCCCGAACCATAGCACTGGAGCCTGAGATCATCCTGATGGATGAGCCAACCTCGGCGCTGGATCCTATTTCCACCCAGGCGATTGAAAACCTCATCGAGGAACTCAAGCAGAAGTACACAATCGTGATCGTGACCCACAACATGCAGCAGGCGGCGCGGATCTCCGATTACACCGCCTTCATGTACCTGGGTAAGATGGTGGAGTTTGGTTCGACCGAGAAGCTCTTCTCCACCCCGCAGCAAAAGCAGACCCACGACTATATCAATGGCCACTTTGGCTAA
- the pstA gene encoding phosphate ABC transporter permease PstA, with the protein MFARKLKNTIAVGCAYLACALGLFLLGAILYTLLSKGLSAINWQMLTESMPGPGSEGGGLYNAIIGSLMMTVCTTILVTPIGLLAGTWLAEFGKGTKLREVIRFVNGILLSLPSILIGLFIYELIVIPSGHFSGWAGILSLTIIALPIIVTATEDMLQLLPGSLREAAAGLGIPRWRIICQIGYRAARSGLVTGVILAVARVSGETAPLLFTSLNNDFTSYSLNGPIASLPVTIYQYAMSPYQNWNDLAWGGALLLTMMVLILNIISRLLVAKKA; encoded by the coding sequence ATGTTTGCACGTAAGCTGAAAAATACCATTGCTGTTGGTTGTGCCTATCTTGCCTGTGCGCTGGGGCTGTTCCTGTTGGGGGCGATTCTTTACACCCTGCTCTCGAAAGGCTTAAGTGCCATCAACTGGCAGATGCTGACCGAGAGCATGCCGGGTCCTGGCTCTGAGGGGGGCGGCCTGTATAACGCCATCATCGGATCTTTGATGATGACGGTCTGCACCACCATCCTGGTGACACCAATTGGCCTTTTGGCCGGAACCTGGCTTGCCGAGTTCGGCAAGGGGACCAAGCTTCGCGAGGTGATCCGTTTTGTGAACGGCATCCTGCTGAGCCTGCCCTCAATCCTGATCGGTCTTTTTATCTACGAGCTTATCGTGATCCCAAGCGGCCACTTCTCTGGCTGGGCCGGGATCTTGTCGCTGACCATCATCGCGCTGCCGATTATAGTGACGGCGACCGAAGATATGCTGCAGCTTCTGCCTGGCTCCCTGCGTGAAGCGGCGGCCGGCCTTGGAATTCCCCGCTGGCGGATCATCTGTCAGATCGGTTATCGCGCGGCGCGCTCGGGTCTGGTGACCGGGGTGATCCTGGCGGTGGCCCGGGTGAGTGGTGAAACGGCGCCACTGCTGTTCACCTCACTGAATAACGATTTTACCAGTTACAGCCTGAACGGGCCGATCGCCAGCTTGCCGGTGACCATCTATCAATACGCCATGAGCCCGTATCAAAACTGGAACGACCTGGCATGGGGCGGCGCGCTGCTGCTGACCATGATGGTCCTTATACTCAATATCATTTCACGTCTGTTAGTTGCTAAAAAAGCTTAG
- a CDS encoding PstC family ABC transporter permease — MFAPWFSTGFQMWAMEHLAGVPVLGTVFSGPPMGIGLLTAGIILAMMILPLLTSLIRDALMTVSPMQREAGYGLGVTRWELFCKVLLPSIKGPVIGASILALGRALGETMAVTFVIGGANAIHAALFMPGTTISASIANQFNEATGTIYPSSLMALGLVLFVISVVILAVARRMLRGHK; from the coding sequence GTGTTTGCCCCCTGGTTCTCCACCGGCTTTCAGATGTGGGCGATGGAGCACCTGGCCGGAGTGCCGGTCCTGGGCACAGTGTTCAGTGGCCCGCCGATGGGAATTGGTCTCTTAACTGCCGGGATCATTCTGGCGATGATGATTCTGCCGCTTTTGACCTCACTGATTCGCGATGCCCTGATGACGGTGTCACCGATGCAGCGTGAGGCAGGCTATGGACTGGGTGTCACCCGTTGGGAGCTCTTTTGTAAGGTACTGTTGCCCAGCATCAAAGGCCCGGTGATCGGCGCATCGATTCTCGCCCTGGGACGCGCCTTGGGTGAGACCATGGCGGTGACCTTTGTCATCGGTGGCGCCAACGCGATTCACGCCGCCCTGTTTATGCCCGGCACTACCATCTCGGCCAGCATCGCCAACCAGTTTAACGAGGCAACTGGCACCATCTACCCATCCTCGTTGATGGCACTGGGTCTGGTTCTGTTCGTCATCAGTGTGGTGATCCTGGCTGTAGCGCGCCGCATGTTAAGAGGGCATAAGTGA
- a CDS encoding ABC transporter permease, whose protein sequence is MINDDAMIYGAGARRIDGDKIFHGLCKGSAILMMLIMLGVFVLLLHGALPALEKFGASFVWSNVWDPVAEQFGAASAIYGTLVSSLIAMVLAFPVGLAIAVFLAEIAPQWLSRPLGILIELLAAIPSIIYGMWGCLCLPPGSPPAFRCGRWSTWPECRSWAQCSVARRWELVS, encoded by the coding sequence ATGATAAACGATGATGCGATGATCTACGGGGCAGGCGCCCGGCGAATCGACGGAGACAAGATCTTTCACGGACTGTGTAAAGGTTCTGCCATCCTGATGATGCTGATTATGCTGGGGGTATTTGTACTGCTGCTCCACGGAGCGCTTCCAGCGTTAGAGAAGTTTGGTGCGTCTTTTGTCTGGAGTAATGTCTGGGATCCGGTGGCCGAGCAGTTTGGTGCAGCTTCGGCTATCTACGGAACCCTGGTCAGCTCACTGATCGCCATGGTCCTGGCATTTCCTGTCGGACTGGCGATTGCGGTGTTCCTGGCCGAGATCGCTCCACAATGGCTGAGCCGTCCTCTGGGGATCTTGATTGAGCTGCTGGCGGCGATCCCCAGCATCATCTACGGCATGTGGGGCTGTTTGTGTTTGCCCCCTGGTTCTCCACCGGCTTTCAGATGTGGGCGATGGAGCACCTGGCCGGAGTGCCGGTCCTGGGCACAGTGTTCAGTGGCCCGCCGATGGGAATTGGTCTCTTAA
- the pstS gene encoding phosphate ABC transporter substrate-binding protein PstS gives MKLNRLLKVGCVSALMLSATSAWSAETVNGAGSTFIYPVLAKWASSYHKDTGVAVNYQSIGSGGGIKLIKSQTVDFGASDAPLSAKELKDAGLVQWPMVMGGIVPVVNIPGVKSGALKLDGKLLADIYMGKVKSWNDPRIAELNPGLKLPQMAIYAVHRAEGSGTTYNFTAYLNQVSNSWKSEVGMGKMVSWPKAANQLGGKGNAGVANFVKRIPGSIGYVEYAYADENHLAVTQMRNKAGKYVQPNLETFQAAAANGDWAHAPGMKLILVNQPGAHSWPITATTFILMQKDAKNPAASREALKFFDWSYSHGVEMAKKLDYVPMPQNVVKLVQSVWSDKLHATPQTLAAK, from the coding sequence ATGAAACTGAATAGGTTACTGAAAGTTGGTTGTGTTTCCGCTCTGATGCTGTCTGCAACGAGCGCTTGGTCTGCTGAGACAGTCAATGGCGCGGGTTCGACTTTTATCTACCCTGTCCTGGCTAAGTGGGCAAGCTCATACCATAAGGACACAGGTGTGGCGGTGAACTACCAATCCATTGGATCCGGTGGTGGTATCAAACTGATCAAGTCACAAACCGTTGATTTTGGTGCATCGGATGCTCCGTTGAGTGCCAAGGAGCTCAAAGACGCAGGCCTGGTGCAATGGCCGATGGTGATGGGAGGGATAGTTCCCGTCGTCAATATTCCCGGAGTGAAGAGTGGCGCCCTGAAGCTTGATGGCAAGCTGTTGGCTGACATCTACATGGGTAAGGTAAAGAGCTGGAACGATCCACGCATCGCCGAACTGAACCCGGGACTCAAGCTGCCTCAGATGGCAATCTACGCGGTTCACCGCGCCGAAGGCTCGGGAACCACTTACAACTTTACCGCTTACCTCAATCAGGTCAGCAACAGCTGGAAGAGCGAGGTAGGGATGGGCAAGATGGTCAGCTGGCCAAAGGCTGCTAACCAGCTGGGCGGTAAGGGTAACGCAGGTGTTGCCAACTTCGTCAAGCGTATCCCTGGCTCCATCGGTTATGTTGAATACGCCTACGCCGATGAGAATCACCTGGCGGTGACTCAGATGCGCAACAAGGCTGGCAAGTACGTACAGCCGAACCTGGAAACCTTCCAGGCCGCTGCTGCTAATGGCGACTGGGCCCATGCCCCGGGCATGAAGCTGATTCTGGTGAACCAGCCGGGTGCCCACAGCTGGCCGATTACTGCCACCACCTTCATCCTGATGCAAAAAGACGCGAAGAATCCTGCAGCCAGCCGCGAGGCGCTGAAGTTCTTCGACTGGTCCTATAGCCATGGTGTCGAGATGGCGAAGAAGCTGGACTATGTTCCTATGCCACAAAATGTCGTCAAGCTGGTGCAGTCGGTGTGGAGTGACAAGCTGCACGCAACGCCCCAGACACTGGCAGCAAAATAA
- the phoB gene encoding phosphate regulon transcriptional regulator PhoB, which yields MTQKLLVVEDEPAIRDMLLFLLDGAGYQTSSAEDFDSALSLIKQQVPDLILLDWMLPGASGLELIRRLKESSWGRDLPVILLTARGEEEDKVRGLKCGADDYVTKPFSPNELLARIQAVLRRSNPTTAKDSIDLHGLSLDPEAHRVMSQQQEISLGPIEFKLLYYFMTHIDKVCSRERLLDRVWGNDVYVDERTVDVYIRRLRKTIAPYGYDKWIETVRGAGYRFSPKAGADA from the coding sequence ATGACTCAAAAACTGCTAGTAGTTGAAGATGAGCCCGCAATTCGCGATATGCTGCTTTTTTTACTCGATGGAGCAGGTTATCAAACCAGCTCTGCCGAAGATTTCGATTCAGCCCTCTCCCTCATTAAGCAACAAGTACCCGATCTGATCCTGCTCGACTGGATGCTCCCCGGAGCCAGTGGACTGGAACTGATTCGTCGTCTCAAGGAGAGTAGTTGGGGACGGGATCTTCCGGTCATCTTGCTGACCGCCCGAGGAGAAGAGGAGGATAAGGTACGCGGACTTAAATGCGGCGCCGATGATTATGTGACTAAGCCTTTCTCCCCCAATGAGCTGTTAGCTCGCATTCAGGCGGTGCTGCGTCGCAGCAACCCGACCACGGCCAAAGACTCGATCGACCTGCATGGCCTGTCATTAGATCCCGAAGCGCACCGGGTGATGAGCCAGCAGCAGGAGATAAGCTTAGGCCCCATAGAGTTCAAGCTCCTCTACTACTTCATGACCCATATCGATAAGGTTTGCAGCCGTGAGCGGCTGCTGGATCGGGTGTGGGGAAATGATGTGTATGTGGATGAGCGAACCGTGGATGTCTATATCCGAAGGCTACGCAAGACAATTGCTCCTTACGGCTACGATAAGTGGATAGAAACGGTTCGCGGTGCCGGCTATCGCTTCTCTCCCAAGGCGGGTGCTGATGCTTAA
- the phoR gene encoding phosphate regulon sensor histidine kinase PhoR, with protein sequence MLKLKTPLQVCGFWLCLYVVLLFGACAIGYPVLIMIPLTLHLMLCLWGQSRILSWMQQQQKSAIPLARLNPYSEAIEQLDGRLNQLRRQRSRRQKMIRWFRNGAEALPDALMVFQRNQLLLWCNQPAAKLFHFSWPLDGQFYLDQLISSPLLLRYIERGDFSDPLELRSPDCDEQFFEYRVIPYTEDLSILIVRDMTRLHSIEKVRKRFVSNVSHELRTPLTVLKGYLEMGAALPGQQLPAQVLPVMSEQTDRMENLVNDLLTLSRIESDTEIDQSEQVDIPAMMKILEEEALALSGKKNHQFSFEIDPELQVLGNTSQLRSAISNLVYNAVHYTPDGGKIHVRWYRHNKRARFCVEDSGEGIASKHIPRLTERFYRVDKARSRQTGGSGLGLAIVKHALHNHQSQLQIESTQGKGSTFCFTLPAKLVVTQDSEKTTEE encoded by the coding sequence ATGCTTAAGCTCAAAACCCCCCTCCAGGTCTGTGGATTCTGGCTTTGCCTTTATGTGGTTTTACTGTTCGGGGCCTGCGCCATTGGCTATCCGGTCCTCATCATGATCCCGCTGACACTGCACCTGATGCTGTGCCTGTGGGGACAAAGCCGGATCCTTAGCTGGATGCAACAGCAGCAGAAAAGCGCAATCCCTTTAGCCAGGCTTAACCCTTACAGTGAGGCCATAGAGCAGCTCGACGGCCGCCTTAATCAACTCAGGCGCCAACGAAGCCGCCGCCAGAAGATGATCCGCTGGTTTCGCAACGGGGCCGAGGCTCTGCCCGACGCCCTGATGGTGTTTCAGCGCAACCAGTTGCTGCTGTGGTGCAATCAGCCCGCAGCCAAGCTGTTTCACTTCAGCTGGCCGCTGGACGGCCAGTTCTATCTGGATCAGCTGATCTCCTCGCCTTTGCTGCTGCGCTATATCGAGCGGGGAGACTTTAGCGACCCGCTGGAGCTACGCTCACCGGACTGCGATGAACAGTTCTTTGAGTACCGGGTGATCCCCTACACCGAGGATCTATCGATTCTCATCGTGCGGGATATGACCCGGCTGCATAGCATAGAGAAGGTGCGCAAGCGCTTTGTCTCCAACGTCTCCCACGAGCTTCGTACACCCCTGACCGTGCTTAAAGGCTATCTTGAGATGGGGGCGGCCCTGCCCGGTCAGCAGCTGCCCGCCCAGGTCCTGCCTGTGATGAGTGAGCAGACCGACCGGATGGAGAACCTGGTCAACGATCTGCTGACCCTGTCACGCATCGAATCGGATACCGAGATTGACCAGTCCGAGCAGGTGGATATTCCGGCGATGATGAAGATTTTGGAGGAGGAGGCGCTGGCACTCAGTGGCAAGAAGAACCACCAGTTCTCTTTTGAGATCGATCCAGAGCTACAGGTGCTGGGGAATACCTCACAGCTGCGCAGTGCCATCTCCAACCTGGTCTATAATGCGGTGCACTACACACCGGATGGCGGCAAAATCCATGTCCGCTGGTACCGGCACAATAAGCGGGCTCGCTTTTGTGTTGAAGATAGTGGCGAGGGAATCGCCTCAAAACATATTCCACGCCTGACCGAGCGCTTCTATCGGGTGGATAAGGCCCGCTCACGGCAAACCGGGGGATCCGGGCTGGGGCTGGCGATCGTCAAACACGCCCTGCACAATCACCAGAGCCAGTTACAGATAGAAAGTACCCAGGGAAAAGGCAGTACCTTCTGTTTTACCCTACCCGCTAAATTGGTCGTTACCCAGGATTCAGAGAAGACGACAGAAGAATAG
- a CDS encoding phosphoglycolate phosphatase: MADFRAVLLDLDGTLIDSVPQLHLAVALSLEELRLPQPGELSVRGWIGNGALKLMLRALSWAMERSATEVELAQAMQLFYRHYESCCTRGLSLYPGVIETLEALHQANVRLALITNKPSRYIAPILGALRMESLFDCCLGGDCLARRKPDPEPLFFACEQLGVSPDKALMVGDSKNDILAARNAQMAAAAVTYGYNYGEPIENSAPDWVFEDFSELAQLLL; encoded by the coding sequence ATGGCTGATTTCAGGGCGGTTCTGTTGGATCTGGATGGGACGCTGATCGACAGCGTTCCACAGCTTCACCTGGCGGTGGCACTCTCGCTAGAGGAGCTGAGGCTCCCTCAGCCGGGAGAGCTGTCGGTACGGGGCTGGATTGGCAATGGTGCCCTCAAACTGATGCTGCGGGCATTGAGCTGGGCGATGGAGCGCTCTGCAACCGAGGTTGAGCTCGCTCAGGCCATGCAACTCTTTTATCGCCACTATGAAAGTTGTTGTACCCGGGGACTCTCCCTTTACCCCGGCGTCATAGAGACATTGGAGGCGCTACACCAGGCTAATGTTCGGTTGGCCCTCATTACCAATAAACCCAGCCGCTATATCGCGCCAATCCTTGGCGCACTCAGGATGGAATCCCTGTTTGACTGCTGTCTCGGTGGCGACTGTCTGGCACGGCGCAAGCCGGATCCCGAGCCTTTGTTTTTTGCCTGTGAGCAGTTAGGTGTTAGCCCGGATAAAGCATTGATGGTCGGGGATTCTAAAAATGATATTCTGGCTGCCAGAAATGCACAAATGGCAGCCGCTGCCGTCACTTACGGTTATAATTATGGGGAGCCTATTGAAAATAGTGCTCCGGACTGGGTTTTCGAGGATTTCTCTGAACTGGCGCAACTATTGCTTTAG
- the rpe gene encoding ribulose-phosphate 3-epimerase, whose amino-acid sequence MKDYLIAPSILSADLARLGEDVEAVLKAGADVVHFDVMDNHYVPNLTFGPSVCKALRDYGITAPIDVHLMVEPVDRMITEFAKAGASIITFHPEATPHVDRSLQLIKDQGCQAGLVLNPATPLYHLDFVMDKLDVILLMSVNPGFGGQAFIPATLEKLRQVRQRIEATGRDIRLEIDGGVKVDNIAEIAAAGADMFVAGSAIFNQPDYAQVIDAMRQQLKTHG is encoded by the coding sequence ATGAAAGATTATCTGATCGCCCCCTCGATTTTGTCCGCTGATCTGGCTCGTCTGGGGGAGGATGTCGAGGCGGTGCTCAAAGCTGGTGCTGATGTGGTTCATTTTGATGTGATGGATAATCATTATGTACCCAACCTGACCTTCGGTCCCAGCGTGTGTAAGGCGCTGCGCGATTATGGGATCACGGCTCCTATCGATGTTCACCTGATGGTTGAGCCGGTCGATCGGATGATCACCGAGTTTGCCAAAGCCGGCGCCAGCATCATCACCTTCCACCCCGAGGCAACGCCCCACGTGGATCGCTCCCTGCAGCTGATTAAGGATCAGGGATGTCAGGCCGGGCTGGTGCTTAATCCGGCGACCCCCCTGTATCACCTGGACTTTGTGATGGATAAGCTGGATGTGATCCTGCTGATGTCGGTAAACCCAGGCTTCGGGGGCCAGGCCTTTATTCCGGCTACCCTGGAGAAACTGCGCCAGGTGCGTCAACGAATCGAAGCCACAGGCCGTGATATTCGGCTGGAGATCGATGGCGGGGTCAAGGTGGATAATATCGCCGAGATCGCAGCCGCCGGAGCCGACATGTTTGTGGCGGGCTCGGCTATCTTTAACCAGCCTGATTATGCCCAGGTGATCGATGCCATGCGCCAGCAGTTAAAGACTCATGGCTGA